The following coding sequences lie in one Vidua chalybeata isolate OUT-0048 chromosome 16, bVidCha1 merged haplotype, whole genome shotgun sequence genomic window:
- the TMEM184A gene encoding transmembrane protein 184A codes for MSNATRAVPSPMAPGTPGPGTAARLASAPPFSAVALLTAAHNNSQDGQQLFLTTTAAQVISGIFVWSALIVTFHQIYTHLRNYTIPKEQRYIIRILFIVPVYAFDSWLSLLLLGSHQYYVYFDSVRDCYEAFVIYSFLSLCFEYLGGESTIMTEIRGKPIASSCFYGTCCLQGMSYSIGFLRFCKQATLQFCIVKPLMAIVTIILQAFGKYHDGDFNVHSGYLYITIIYNFSVSLALYALFLFYFATMDLLRPFEPVLKFITIKAVIFLSFWQGTLLAILEKCGVIPEVQIIDGKEVGAGTVAAGYQNFIICIEMFFASIALRYAFTCHVYREKKENSTANLAPMQSISSGLKETISPQDIVQDAIHNFSPAYQQYTQQSMQEAEHKAPGENGHVASKIDGQSSKKSKNIEKRMLILSDEEL; via the exons atGAGTAATGCCACACGTGCTGTGCCCTCTCCCATGGCACCTGGCACGCCGgggcctggcacagcagccagaCTGGCCTCAGCCCCACCATTCTCAGCTGTTGCCCTGCTTACGGCTGCCCACAACAACTCCCAGGACggccagcagcttttcctgacCACGACAGCGGCGCAGGTCATCTCTGGCATCTTCGTGTGGTCAGCACTCATCGTCACCTTCCACCAG ATCTACACACACCTGAGGAACTACACCATCCCCAAGGAGCAGCGCTACATCATCCGCATCCTCTTCATCGTGCCTGTCTATGCCTTTGACTCCTggctcagcctcctcctcctcggcaGCCACCAGTACTACGTCTACTTCGACTCGGTGCGTGACTGCTATGAAG CTTTTGTGATTTACAGCTTCCTGAGCCTGTGCTTCGAGTACCTCGGAGGGGAGAGCACCATCATGACAGAGATCCGAGGGAAGCCCATTGC GTCCAGCTGCTTTTATGGGACCTGCTGCCTTCAGGGTATGTCCTACTCCATCGGGTTCCTGCGCTTCTGCAAGCAG GCCACGCTGCAGTTCTGCATTGTGAAACCCCTCATGGCAATCGTCACCATCATCCTGCAGGCATTCGGGAAGTACCACGACGGAGACTTCAA tgtCCACAGTGGGTACCTCTACATCACCATCATCTACAACTTCTCCGTCAGCCTGGCCCTTTACGCCCTTTTCCTCTTCTACTTCGCCACCATGGACCTGCTGCGCCCGTTTGAGCCAGTCCTCAAGTTCATCACCATCAAGGCCGTCATCTTCCTCTCCTTCTGGCAAG ggacactgctggcaATCCTGGAGAAATGTGGGGTGATCCCTGAAGTTCAGATCATCGATGGGAaggaggtgggagctgggacagtggCTGCTGGCTACCAGAACTTCATCATCTGCATTGAAATGTTCTTCGCTTCCATTGCCCTGCGCTACGCATTCACCTGCCACGTGtacagggagaagaaagaaaactcaaCAG CAAACCTCGCCCCGATGCAGAGCATCTCAAGTGGGCTGAAGGAGACCATCAGCCCCCAGGACATCGTGCAGGATGCCATCCACAACTTCTCGCCCGCCTACCAGCAGTACACCCAGCAGTCGATGCAGGAGGCAGAGCACAAAGCACCGGGGGAGAACGGGCATGTGGCCTCCAAGATAGATGGACAAAGCAGCAAGAAGAGCAAAAACATTGAAAAGAGAATGCTAATCCTGTCAGATGAGGAGCTGTAG